A part of Rhodamnia argentea isolate NSW1041297 chromosome 8, ASM2092103v1, whole genome shotgun sequence genomic DNA contains:
- the LOC115741303 gene encoding cysteine-rich receptor-like protein kinase 42, whose product MDSDCMRSPPPVRAIVMPSSSSASAVAVFFFFFFTLSLSDPRIFEAGLSCGNSSASRPVPNFVPSFVKEMESVAQLMTTRHFATRVTNSSSGVAIYGLSQCYRDLSQTDCLLCFAASRTKLPRCLPSPAARIYFDGCFLRYDRYDFFAEAVDPGYDSANCSSDRGLIDGPAREGFAATVGLAVGNATRAAGGGGRGFGVAEAGGVYAMAQCWDSISSEGCGVCLEKAKTAVQRCAPSRDGRGLNAGCYLRYSTVKFYSEQGASEADQGSSSTGIVVVVVLAAAACIMLSVFAAYAGYARVLKLKGDNVYLRHVLIGADKSSLNFKYEMLEKATNYFHPSKKLGQGGAGSVYKGTLPSGKVVAVKRLIFNTRQWVDEFFNEVNLISGIEHKNLVKLLGCSIEGPESLLVYEYIPNKSLDDYTSDKNKIQILNWKQRMNIIAGTAEGIAYLHGGCKGRIIHRDIKGSNILLDENLTPKIADFGLARCFGPDKTHLSTGIAGTLGYMAPEYLVRGQLTEKADVYSFGVLVLEIICGRRSSSFREEPMSLLQMVWNLYKSDNLVEAVDPCLKGDFPAQEASNALQIGLLCTQASAAARPFMAEVVQMLACENLAVPEPTQPPFLNANASGPAGSNRSSSMSSFMSNAVRKINASYTSSECSSMPSPDKRSR is encoded by the exons ATGGATTCTGATTGCATGCGCTCTCCACCGCCGGTTCGCGCCATCGTCATGCCCTCTTCTTCGTCCGCCTCCGCCGtcgccgtcttcttcttcttcttcttcactctctctctctccgacccTCGCATCTTCGAGGCCGGCCTCTCCTGCGGCAACTCCTCCGCCTCCCGCCCTGTCCCCAACTTCGTCCCTTCCTTCGTCAAGGAAATGGAGTCGGTCGCCCAGCTCATGACCACCCGCCACTTCGCCACCCGCGTCACCAACTCCTCCTCCGGCGTCGCCATCTACGGCCTCTCCCAGTGCTACCGCGACCTCTCCCAGACCGACTGCCTCCTCTGCTTCGCCGCCAGCCGCACCAAGCTCCCCCGCTGCCTCCCCTCCCCCGCCGCCCGCATCTACTTCGACGGCTGCTTCCTCCGCTACGACCGCTACGACTTCTTCGCCGAGGCCGTCGACCCCGGCTACGACTCCGCGAACTGCAGCTCCGACCGTGGCCTCATCGACGGGCCCGCGAGGGAGGGCTTCGCGGCCACCGTCGGGTTGGCCGTCGGCAACGCAACTCGGGCTGCGGGCGGAGGCGGCAGAGGGTTCGGAGTGGCGGAGGCGGGAGGGGTGTACGCGATGGCGCAGTGCTGGGATAGCATCAGCAGCGAGGGCTGCGGAGTTTGCTTGGAGAAGGCGAAAACGGCGGTCCAGAGGTGCGCACCCAGCAGAGACGGGAGGGGATTGAACGCGGGGTGTTATTTGAGGTATTCGACGGTGAAGTTCTACAGTGAACAAGGAGCGAGCGAAGCTGATCAAG gGTCGTCTTCAACCGGGATCGTGGTGGTAGTTGTCTTAGCGGCAGCAGCTTGCATAATGCTCTCTGTCTTCGCCGCTTACGCAGGCTATGCTAGGGTGTTGAAACTAAAAGGAG ATAACGTCTATCTCCGTCATGTTTTGATCGGCGCCGACAAATCGAGTCTGAATTTCAAGTACGAGATGCTCGAGAAGGCGACGAATTACTTCCACCCATCGAAGAAACTTGGGCAAGGAGGTGCTGGTTCTGTGTACAAGGGGACTCTCCCCAGCGGCAAAGTGGTGGCCGTCAAGAGACTGATTTTCAATACCAGGCAATGGGTCGACGAGTTCTTCAACGAGGTGAATCTGATCAGCGGCATCGAGCACAAGAACCTCGTGAAGCTCCTGGGCTGTAGCATCGAAGGTCCCGAGAGCCTCCTCGTCTACGAGTACATTCCAAACAAGAGCCTCGATGACTACACATCCG ACAAGAACAAAATACAGATTCTAAACTGGAAGCAGAGGATGAATATCATCGCCGGCACTGCCGAAGGGATTGCTTATCTACATGGAGGGTGTAAAGGAAGGATCATCCACAGGGATATCAAAGGCAGCAACATACTTTTGGATGAGAACCTCACTCCAAAGATTGCCGACTTTGGCCTCGCTCGGTGTTTCGGACCCGACAAGACTCATCTTAGCACTGGAATAGCAGGGACACT CGGATACATGGCTCCCGAATATCTTGTCAGGGGACAACTCACGGAGAAAGCCGATGTTTATAGCTTCGGAGTGCTAGTCCTCGAAATCATTTGTGGCAGGAGAAGCAGTTCATTCAGGGAGGAGCCCATGTCTCTATTACAGATG GTGTGGAATCTTTACAAGTCGGACAACTTGGTTGAAGCTGTCGACCCCTGCTTGAAAGGCGATTTTCCTGCACAAGAGGCCTCCAATGCCCTTCAGATAGGACTTCTTTGCACACAAGCTTCAGCTGCTGCTAGACCCTTTATGGCCGAGGTGGTGCAGATGCTGGCTTGCGAGAATCTTGCGGTCCCCGAGCCGACTCAACCCCCATTTTTAAATGCCAATGCGTCAGGACCAGCCGGCTCCAATAGGTCCTCCAGCATGAGCAGTTTCATGTCGAACGCAGTGAGAAAAATCAACGCTTCGTACACATCGTCGGAATGCTCGAGCATGCCGAGCCCCGACAAGCGGTCGAGATAA